Proteins co-encoded in one Ziziphus jujuba cultivar Dongzao chromosome 9, ASM3175591v1 genomic window:
- the LOC107427876 gene encoding uncharacterized protein At4g38062 produces the protein MDDVCKELNDVKAEMEKLKAEYQSKTQLFESLKKAYNEQLLKCEETEQKIEKQTQELNVKSEEIAEARQYSGKLESCLHEKELFLRNLSSVNENLKADFGQKLQNMEGKNRELVHALDEVTTRNKELEQNVCASNQEIVGIRKLLSVTEKKLFEAEQRNQESKELRQRDDVILKLEDENEKVQDQLKWKKEQFQHLEEAHKGLQDQFQMNKEEWEKEKSALIKEISSLQTNLDSQTRILEGLQTRLEACDQALVHEESRRKLLEIQVSEFESRFGNFFAHCEEEKSEIETLSTQRNVEMAKLRNTLGIKETLAKEMAFKISHLEKENQELMESLKELQESQIRNAGVTSLNKLRNKLRGLEQVHSRCSRNLKDKESGWLSQIEKMKGDISSYKSELKHKEEQMKKLHIDLESCYTIIEVLNQQIPILLTIFKSELSGAYSITFGANAEMQVSNKEKQDKFSLLTEQLKMKSSNLDNLQLELSQEHEKVEALMKRVESLELMEQQRVFLEEELQQHKRMLQESSVCQSNLKEQLLRIESRANDDKRDVSEALERANLELAEKIHETSQLKHQLQHWESNAKRLKACVEEKQETCRQMEKSLLSLSDTVQTLEHEKESLICTSKEQERKIEDQQQHIILMESRLAAKTEEMEITLQRKNNLYQIAKVMDYWIENQQKEISEVKQESTRRESEAATLARLDAEKAFGLERETLLKYMDEKECRIKALQLLTLSLEQELTSAVTSSFAHVVENQVKIDVLTEALKKSMCLTEVETEEKNKIICDLEKEVCSSHHRLKQQEESLLYMKHEAEQLQLLVETDRLETKKLVDEQERMEGIVKQLEFENGVLLQDIMKLSTEREETLNIFEDICNRIGDFSSEDVEMMDTLRKMFQKSEEETGPAKDLMVHNKLHSSTRENSNTLSTTAKKLQASSDERSPLQEVNL, from the coding sequence ATGGATGATGTATGCAAAGAATTGAACGATGTCAAAGCAGAGATGGAGAAGCTCAAGGCTGAATACCAGAGTAAGACACAACTTTTCGAGAGCTTGAAGAAAGCTTACAATGAACAATTACTCAAATGTGAAGAAACTGAGCAGAAAATTGAGAAACAAACCCAAGAGCTAAATGTCAAGTCCGAGGAAATTGCTGAAGCAAGGCAATATTCTGGAAAGCTTGAATCTTGTTTGCATGAAAAGGAGTTGTTTCTTAGGAATTTGAGTTCTGTGAATGAGAATCTGAAAGCTGATTTTGGGCAGAAATTGCAAAATATGGAAGGAAAAAATAGGGAGTTGGTGCATGCTTTAGATGAAGTAACCACTAGAAATAAAGAATTGGAGCAGAATGTGTGTGCCAGTAATCAGGAGATTGTGGGCATTAGAAAACTTTTATCGGTGACAGAGAAAAAGCTTTTCGAAGCAGAGCAAAGGAACCAAGAATCTAAAGAACTTAGGCAGAGAGATGATGTAATACTTAAATTGGAGGATGAAAATGAAAAGGTTCAAGATCAGTTAAAATGGAAGAAAGAACAGTTTCAGCATCTTGAAGAAGCTCACAAAGGGCTCCAAGACCAGTTCCAAATGAATAAGGAGGAGTGGGAGAAGGAAAAATCAGCACTAATCAAAGAAATTTCTTCATTGCAGACAAACCTGGATTCTCAAACTAGAATTCTTGAAGGCCTTCAAACACGTTTAGAGGCATGCGACCAAGCTTTGGTTCATGAAGAAAGCAGAAGAAAACTTCTGGAGATCCAAGTATCCGAGTTTGAATCACGCTTTGGCAATTTCTTTGCCCACTGTGAAGAAGAAAAGTCAGAGATCGAAACCTTGAGTACACAAAGAAATGTAGAGATGGCAAAGCTAAGGAATACACTGGGAATAAAAGAGACACTTGCAAAGGAGATGGCATTTAAAATCAGCCATCTTGAGAAAGAGAATCAGGAACTAATGGAATCACTTAAAGAACTTCAAGAGTCTCAAATCAGAAATGCTGGAGTTACTTCTTTAAATAAGCTGCGGAACAAGCTTAGAGGCTTGGAGCAAGTACATAGTCGTTGTTCCAGAAATCTGAAAGATAAAGAATCTGGATGGTTATCTCAAATAGAGAAGATGAAAGGAGATATAAGTAGTTATAAGTCTGAATTGAAACATAAAGAGGAACAGATGAAGAAGCTTCACATCGATCTGGAAAGTTGCTATACCATCATTGAGGTTTTGAATCAACAGATCCCAATATTACTAACAATCTTCAAATCAGAACTTTCAGGGGCTTACTCTATTACATTTGGTGCAAATGCTGAAATGCAGGTAAGCAACAAAGAGAAGCAAGATAAGTTTTCTCTACTTACAGAACAGTTGAAGATGAAAAGTAGTAATTTAGATAATTTGCAACTTGAACTGTCACAAGAACATGAGAAAGTAGAAGCCTTAATGAAGAGGGTAGAGTCGTTAGAACTTATGGAACAGCAAAGAGTTTTCTTGGAAGAGGAGCTTCAACAACATAAAAGGATGCTTCAGGAATCATCAGTATGTCAATCTAACTTGAAAGAACAACTTCTGCGTATTGAAAGTAGAGCAAATGATGATAAAAGAGATGTTTCAGAGGCTTTAGAAAGGGCAAATCTTGAATTGGCTGAGAAAATTCATGAAACAAGTCAATTAAAGCATCAGTTACAGCACTGGGAATCTAATGCTAAAAGGCTAAAGGCATGTGTTGAAGAAAAGCAAGAAACTTGTAGACAAATGGAGAAATCCCTTCTTTCACTATCTGATACCGTGCAAACTCTTGAGCATGAGAAAGAAAGCCTTATCTGCACATCAAAAGAGCAAGAAAGGAAGATTGAAGATCAGCAGCAGCATATTATATTAATGGAATCTAGACTTGCTGCAAAAACAGAGGAAATGGAGATCACCCTACAGCGAAAAAACAACCTTTACCAAATTGCTAAGGTAATGGACTATTGGATAGAGAATCAGCAAAAAGAGATTAGTGAGGTGAAGCAAGAGTCAACGAGAAGAGAATCAGAAGCTGCAACCCTTGCACGGTTGGATGCAGAGAAAGCTTTTGGACTGGAGAGGGAGACTCTTTTAAAGTACATGGATGAGAAAGAATGTAGAATTAAAGCCCTCCAGTTGTTGACATTGTCATTAGAGCAAGAGTTGACGAGTGCAGTTACTTCCTCTTTTGCACATGTTGTAGAAAACCAGGTAAAAATTGATGTGCTTACTGAAGCTCTGAAGAAAAGCATGTGCCTGACTGAGGTAGAAACTGAAGAGAAGAACAAGATAATCTGTGATTTGGAAAAAGAGGTATGTAGCTCCCACCATAGACTGAAACAACAGGAAGAATCCTTGTTGTACATGAAACATGAAGCAGAGCAGCTTCAATTGTTAGTGGAAACTGACAGATTGGAAACCAAAAAATTGGTGGATGAACAAGAGAGAATGGAGGGCATAGTCAAGCAGCTTGAGTTTGAAAATGGAGTTCTCCTGCAAGACATCATGAAGCTATCGACAGAAAGGGAGgaaactttaaatatttttgaagataTCTGTAATCGAATTGGTGACTTTTCCAGTGAGGATGTAGAAATGATGGATACTTTAAGAAAAATGTTTCAGAAGTCTGAGGAAGAGACTGGTCCAGCTAAGGATTTGATGGTGCATAACAAGCTCCATAGTTCTACAAGAGAGAATTCTAACACTTTGTCAACCACAGCAAAGAAACTTCAAGCAAGTAGCGATGAAAGGTCACCTCTCCAAGAGGTTAACCTTTAG